The window ATATCCGGTTATGCCTGAGCTGGACACACCGCGTACTTTGTAATAGTACGTTTTTCCATTCTCTGCAGCCGTGTCCAAAAAGTGGTTCATGTACCTGTCAACCTGCGCGATTACGTTGTAGGTGCTTCCAGCGTCGTCCGAACGAAGGACATCGTAATGTCCCGTTGTTCCGGCAGCGTGCAACCAACTGAGCGCCGCCCTGCCGTTCGCAGCGGTTGCCGTAACGAATCTTGACGAGTCCGGCACATCGTTCACGACCTGCGAATTCAATCGCAGAACAACCGCCGTACCCGGTTGAACCGCAACCTTGTTTCCGGGTTTTACGGGCAATGATTGCTGGGATATCACATCGTATACGGTGCCAGCCATGTACGACGAAGGCAGGATCACATCGTAAACCTTCGCATCTCCAATCTTATCTGCCGTATGGTTTAAGGCGATCATGTAGTTTCCGTACTGCACGGAATAAAATTGAGCAAAGGCGGAATAGCCGCTTCCAGTACGGTCCGGATTAATGTTATACTTCAAATCCTTTTCAAAGGCTTGCTCCGGAATCGGCACAATAGCGCCGGCGACGGCCAGCCTCGCTCCGTCGATCGGAGGAGTGCTGTCATCGTAAGCGATGTCAAACTGAGCCCAATCCGGCTTCGTATTCCAATAGCCCGACGGCGCATATTGAACGTTCGGGGCCAGGGAAAGCATGACATCATTGTCCGGCGTTACGACATGCATTCTTGCAAGACCGTTCAGTCCGGGATTCGAACGCCGGGTGAAGCTGACGAACATAACGTTGTTGCCGTCCCGAGCGGCAACCAGGCCATTTTCGGCGTCAACAAAGCCATGCTGCTGTACACTGTTGATATAGTCCTGCGAATATGTCCCTTGCTGTTTGCCGTCGCCCCTCTCGCCAGGCAGCAGCCAATCGGTGTTGCTCATCGGCAGTAAGACACCTTTCCAGTTTGCGGGATCGGATGCATACAAATAATCAAGCAGAAGACTCTGGTCCCTTACGTTCTTACTGCTCGCAAACGGATCATTGAGAAAGAAATGATCCAGGAACATCTGCTGAGCGTAGCCAACGGCATTAGTGGCATATTGTTTGTATTTACTCCATTCGCTTCCTGCATATCGGTCGGCATGCGCATTCAAATACCTTTCAAATCCGACGTATATCAGCTGCTTTTCTTCATCCAGGACACTTTGATAAGCAAGGCCGCCCGGATAGTCGGGTCCCCTGGACTCGATGACCCCTTCGACTCTCATTGCCCGGTTCATATTATCGTCCAGACCTTGGTATCTCATGTTAGCGCGGGCGTTTGAGATCTCCAACGCCTTTTTCAGCAGCTTGTCGTCGTAGGTAGCGCGCCATTCCTCTTGAACAAGATCCGTATGCTCGCCATAATGGGCGGCATACTGGGGTTCTCTGGATAGACCGGCCTCCGTAATATTCAAATATCGGTCACCCCATTGCTTCGCACTCGGGCCGATATAATTTCGGTTGCCGTCATATTGGGTCGCATCGTTGAAAGCGGCCAAATTATTGACCACAAGGGTCGTTCCGGAATTGTTGTCGTTTAATTCCACTAAGCCATTCACGGTATCATGGCCAAGCCATGGCGTAATGCCGGCGCCTTCATAAAGGAATCGCAGCGAGGAATTATAATTCTCCGCCACTTTTGATCCCAAGGCGATTAAGCCCAGATTCGATTTGAACATGCCGTACTTTTGAAATGCGTTCTGATTCGTTAAATAGTTCCCCAAAGAACTGTGCGTTCTGGCATAGCTCAGGTTCATGAAGAAAAGCTCCTGCCAACCGACAAATCGCGTCGTCCTTTTCGCATGGGCAAGAACGTTCAAATCCGAATTGACGCCTGTTTGCGCGTATTGAGCTGTATAGAAGACGGGGTCCGTATTTGTGAATGTGAAAGCTCCGTTCTTTGCCGTTCCGCCTGCGTTTACGTTGCCGATTTTCACAGTTGTCCAATCCACTTCCGTATTGCCCTGAAGCCATTTTTGAAAGCTGGATGTCATTCCGTTTGCCCTGTCTGCATCGGTCAACCGATATTTTGGTACGTAGCCCGTTGCGTCGTCAGCCAAATATGCGGAGCCGAACAGTCCTTGCCCGCCAGCGGTATCCTCGGACAAGAAGAGGTTGTACACGGTCCAGAGCGCTTCGCCGCCGTATTTGAAAAACCCGCCCCATTCCGCCTGATGAGGCTTTCTGATTGAAGCCGGATCATTCAAATAGTAGGTGACATATTGGTCGATACCTAGACGAATGCGATCAAGCATCTTGTCACGGACCTCGTTGGAGGTTTGCGGCGTGAAGTCGTAGCTTGCGTAAGCTCTGTATTCATCTTTCAAATAATTGGAAAATGTTCTAATCTGCATCGTCTGCAAATCGTTGCCTGAAACATTGGAAAAAAACTTGGTATTATCATTTAAATAACCGGATACAAAGCTTTGGGAGGAAGCAATAAAATTGTTGGCAAAAGCGACCGCTTCGGATGACTGGCTATCCAAGTCGCTCCCTGCTCGGGGCGCGATCGAGGCCGTATCCAAGGTACCCTTCTCCAGCAAACCATCGGGAAGACTGCTTGTCACGGTTGTATAACCCGCGTAGAAAGCTTTCGATTTTTTCCCTGCGAACGTTTGATTGTAAAAAGAGTTGAAACTTCCCATGCCGTAAGTGTAAAACTCCGCCGTCGTTCTGATGGTTAGCGTGAGCTCCGTTTTCCCTTTCGTCAGTTCTAGCGGGAGGTTGATCGTGGAGTAGCTGAATCGGTCGGGAATAATCGGATGCAAGCCAAAGGCAGGGCTGTTCATCGTTTTGTACAGCGGTTGCCAGTCGCCTTCATGCTGAATAGCCAGCCTTTCCCCGTTCACATACAGCATGGTAATACCGTAACCCAAATCGGACCCCCACGTTTTTAAGGTAAAATAGTTCTGCATATCGGGATCTACCTTCATGTTAAATGTTAAATCACCGCCTAAATATGGATTATCCAACGATGGCAAGGCTACCCTTGCCGATTCGCCTTTAGCGCCAGTTATCTCCGATGTATAGGTACCGGTAAATCCATGAGCTTGTTCCGAAGTTTCATCACCGAATGCAATCGTATCGACGATTGGACTTGACCCCGTCTGGGCAGTGTCGATACTGTCCGCAAATGAAACCGCTGTCAAATTACTGAATGAAAGTATAATTGTCAGTACAAATGCCAGGCTGTTCTTCCATTTCAAACGCATAACCCCATTCCTCCTTGTTCAGTTGATATTTCATAATTAACTTGAGGGAAAACTGTCGTAAGGAAATCTCTTACGACAGTTCTTCTCGTGTTATTTCTTCGAAGCCAGGAATGCGTCGATTTGTTTTTGCATTTCAGTTTGAATTTTCTTCACGGCAGAAGCCGCTTCCGATTTATACTTATCCCAATAAGTTTGGGAATCAGCAACACCGATATAAATTGGATCCATGTATTTGTCGCGGATTGTATTCAGCTGAGCGACTTCATTAGAAACAGGTGCCGGATCAAACGTAAATCCGGCTAATTTGCTTGGCGTGAAGTTGTCGCCATTCGCCGTAAACTTGTTCAGCGCAATCGTATCTGCTCCAAGTCCTTGATCGTAACGATCTAGCGTCGGATTCCAGATCCACGCATAAGGGAACCAAGCATAATCGTTATTCAGCTTTTTATACTGATCTTCGCCAACAGGCTCCCAATTCTTCCCTTTAATTCCGTAAGCAAGCAGGTCGTAGTTGTCCTTTTGCTGCGTCCAGTTTAAGAATTGGATGGCGCGTTCTTTGTTTTTGCTGACATGCGTCAAAGCAAGGAAGTTCCAGGCCTGGAAGTCGGAGATGTTGGCGCCCTTTTCCTTTTTGAAGAACGTTACTGCTTCTACATCTCCGTTCACGCTTTTCTTCACGGCAGCAGCATCGTCTGCGTTCACACCGAAATCATTTGCATTTAAAATAGCTGCTTTACCGGCCTTGAATTCTGCTTTGTAATCTTTGACGGACAGCACATCCTGATACATCAGCTTATCCTGATAAAGCTTTCTTGCATCTGTAATCCAGCTCCAGACGGTCGGATCCATTTGATCGAACATGTTGTATACCTTACCGTCATTGTTTTTCAAGAAGAGAACGCCGTTAGTTCCGATTTGCGTATCACCGATGTGGGTATCGTAGTCGAATACTTTTCGGAAGTTCCCCCAGTCCATCGCTCCTTTGTTCGTGATAATAGGGGCAATATTCGGCTCTTTCTCCTTAATCACTTTTGCGAAAGCAATCATATCATCGTACGTCTTGATCGGAGCGACGCCATGCTTCTCTCTCAAATCTTTACGGATGTAAAATACACGGCCTTGATAATAAGAATTGCTAAGAGGTATGGCCATAATTTTGCCGTTGTATTTGTTGGCGTTCCACATTTGCTCGGATCTTGTTTTCAAGATGTCCGATCCGTATTGCTTGAGCAGATCATCCAAAGGCTCGTAGTAATTTGCGGCAATCATTTGATTCAGGTGAACCCACGGAGCGTCGAAGACCAGATCCACATCCTCGCCTGATGCCAGCGTCACCTGCGTTTTCTGTCCGATATCGGAGAAAGGAATGAACACGACATTTAATTTCACGTTCAGCGTATCCGCCATCCGCTTTTCCGCTTCCGCAATTACTGCATCAAAGTCTTTCGGACGATCACCTGGAATCATAATTTTAAGGGTTACCGGATCATTTTTCTTCGCAGCCGGAGTTTGCTGGGCACCTGCCGATTGGGGTGAACTTGCCTGTGGTTGAGCCGCTTTATCTCCAGTGCTGCAACCAGCCAAAAGCGACATAACCGTAACCGCTGTAATTCCTATACTGTACCATTTTTTCATTTTTTTACTTCCTCCCTTTTTAGACCTTCCACAACTATATGCTCAGCCGGCATTAGAATCCGGGGGAACAACATTAACCTTTAATAGCTCCAACGGTCAGGCCGCTGACAAAATATTTTTGTACGAAAGGGTACATAAGTACGATCGGTCCAATCGTCAAACAGACTGTCGCCAATTGCACGATATTGGTAGGAGCTGACACATTGTAGGACGTACTGCTTCCTGATACGTAGGAAGAAACATTCAAGTTGGAGATCAGTTGGCGGATCATCATTTGCAGCGGGTGCAATTTGTAATCGTCGATGAAGAGTAGTGATAACCACCAGTCATTCCAATACTGCAGAGCGTAAAACAGCGTAATCGTAGCAATCGCCGGCGCGGTGACGGGCAAGATAATTTTATAAAAAATCCGAATTTCTCTTGCTCCATCAATCGTTGCAGATTCATTAATTTCATACGGTAATGTCCGATAAAATGAAACGAGAATAAACGCATAAAACGGATTTAACAAATAAGGTAGAATGAGTGCCCAAACCGAATCCTTCAAATGCAGCCAATTCGCGATCAGCATATAGAATCCGACCAAACCGGCTCCAAAAACCATCGTAAAGTACGTAAGGAATGAAAGGATATTCCGGTACTTGACTTTACGGTTCGCAAGCACATAAGCAAACATCGCAGTGACCATAACGGAAAGCGCGGTTCCTATGGCAGTGACCAAAATCGAAATTCGGTAGCTGCGGAAAATTTGATCTCCTTCTAAAATGAATCGATACGCATCTAAGGTAAGATTGCTTGGCCACAACTGATATCCATGTGCCAAAAAGCTGGCCTCCGAAGCAAAGGAATCAATAAATACCAACCAGAATGGAACCAGACAAAACAAAGTAAATAGCAAAATAATGACGTTCATGCTGAGTCCGAACGTTTTTTCGCTAAGTGATCGGGTTTTCAGTAAAGGCTTCAAACGGGTCTACCTCCTAAAACAAACTTGAATCTTTGTCAATTTTTCGAACCAACCCGTTAAATAGCAGAATACAAATCAGTCCCATGACAGATTGATAAAATACGACTGCGGCTGACATGCTAAAGTTACCCATTTGGCGGAGAGCGCGGAACGTATACGTATCAATAACATCCGTCGTCGGGAAGAGTATACCGTTATCTCCGATAATACCGTAAATCATGCCGAAGTCACCGTAAAAAATTCTCCCTACTCCAAGTAGTGCAAGCATGATAATAACAGGGCGAAGCAGCGGGATTGTGATATTGACGATTTGCTGAAGTCGTGAAGCTCCATCGATTTCAGCCGCTTCATAATAATCGGATGGGATCCCGGTAATGGAAGCCAGGAAAATGACCGAATAGTAACCAGCGAATTTCCATACATAGATGATCGTTAAGATTACCGGCCAAACTTCAGGCTTTTGGAACCATGGAATTTGCGTTAGTCCTATGGATTCCAAGAACTTGTTAAGCAAGCCGTTATCCGTATTCAAGATAGCAAACACCATTAGACTAACAACCAGCCATGAGATAAAATACGGCAGAAAAATAATGGATTGTGCCAGCTTCTTGAACAGCTTGGTCCGAATCTCATTAAGCAGGATTGCGAGTCCAGCTGAGATAACCAGACTGAATATGATGAACAATCCATTTAAAAAGAGTGTGTTGAAGGTTACCAGAATCCAATCATGACCTTGAAAGAAAAATTTAAAATTATCAAATCCAACCCAAGGGCTTCCCCAAATTCCATTCGTCAACTGGTACTTCTTAAAAGCAAGCAGATGACCTGACATTGGGATATAAGCGAAGATAATAAGAAATAAAAGACCAGGTAAAGCCAACAAATAGAGATCGACATTTTTTCTGATTTCTCGAAAGAAACCCATGTTTCATATTCACCTCAAATCTTTCTGACTGTGTATTTGCTTTTGTAGATGCGCTCATCATAAATCGATTTGCTAGGGCTGGTAAAGTCAAAGTATTGACGATTCGGTCCTTCAAACGGCTATATGCGTCCAAAAAGCCGTAATGAATACTCTTTGGCAGAATAAGTACTTCCATGAGACAACCACCTTTTCTATAATAGAAATAGATAATAGAGGGGGTTCACTTATGAAAATTTTGACTCAAAAAAAAATACCTCTGCTGTTCCCTATGTTCAGCCTTCTATTTATGATTTTGTTTGCGTTTACACTCTTCATGTCCTACGAATATTCCAAACAAGCTACTGCTGACGTCAATACGTTTACCTTGGCTAAAATGCGGCATTCCTATCAAAATACCCTGTTCACTTTTGACAATATCCGCTCTTTCGGAGTCAGCACCTATCAAGACCCTGCCATTAATTATTGGCTTATTACAGACCAACGCGACCCTCTAGGCGATGCGGATGCTTTCAAAGCAGCCAGCCGTTTTGCTTCTTTACAGCCCTTCATCCATTCGATTTATTTAATCAATACGAAAACACGTAAAATTATTGACACTTCGAGAAGCCTACAAGATTTTAACGAATTTCAAGACCAAGGTATTATTCGCAAAATTTTGGAGGAACATCCTTCGTACATCTCTTACTTCAACCATAATGTCGGCGCTGAATCTCTCATGGCCATGATGATCCCGAGCACACAATCGACAACGATAAATGCTGGATACTTGGTCATCCTTCTGGACAAAGCGGATCTGCAAAAGTTTTTACTGCAAAACGAAGACACAAACGGTCTGCAAATCAACATTACTAATAATCAAAAGCAACTAATCCTAGGGGAAAGCTTTTCTGATAATGAACTAAACGACCGTTATTATGCTGTGCCAAAAATTCCTTTCGAGACCATCGAATATGCATGGGGGAAGGAAAAGAAGAAAATTTCGTCAGCCGAGCTGCCTAATGTGCAGTGGGTCATGCATTTCATCGTAGACGAAGCTTATTTGACCCAAAATATTAGGCAATTTAAGCAAAAAATGACGCTTTGGTGTGTGATTCTCATGATCGCCATGTTCCTGCTCTTTATTTGGAGTTCACGTCGAGCCTTGAGTCCGTTTCGCAAGATTTCCAAGGAGCTTCAAAGCAAGTTAGGTACGAATTCGATGCAGGAAGCAAATGGAGTTGCAGATATTATTCGAAACGGATTTACGTATCTGATGGATTCACTTCAGAACATGAATCACTCGCTAAAGGATTATCGCAATATTGCAAAAGAAGAGTTATTGCGACAATGGCTGTTACAGGGAACGATACATGAGCAAAAAGACAACAGTGAAGTTTCCCTTCTGCTCTCCTCCGAGTATTTGCACTTAGCGATCATACGTATCGAAACTTATAAATATTTCGTAGATACGTATAACTACAATTCACGCAAGCTTCTTAAATATGCCATGGGGAATATTGCTCGGGAAATATTTCATGAAGCTAATTACATTTCTGACAGTGTCGATATGGGGAGCGATCACATCGTTCTGTTGATTGGAGCTGGCTCTCATACAGACGCCACTCCCGATGTCTACGCCTTGCTTGAAAACGTCGGAACGCAAATCGATAAATGGCTGCAGCTCCGAACCTCCATCGCCTCAAGTGCCAAGGTGCCCACTCAGGATAATTTGCGCCAGCTCTATAATGATGTTTACGAATTGACACTTCTCAAGTTTTTTAACGGCGAAACCAAGGTCTACAGCGATAAGGATTTGGAAGATAGCTTTCAAAGTGAACAAGTGTATCCCGATCAAAGCGTGTTGAACGAGCTCATTCAAGCCATTAAACAAAGTGATAAGAAGCGCTCAACTGAGCTTTTGGATCGCCTGCTGGGTCAACTAAAAGGCGTTTCCTATACGGAATGCTTATTCCAATTACAGATGATCGTC is drawn from Paenibacillus sp. V4I7 and contains these coding sequences:
- a CDS encoding extracellular solute-binding protein — protein: MKKWYSIGITAVTVMSLLAGCSTGDKAAQPQASSPQSAGAQQTPAAKKNDPVTLKIMIPGDRPKDFDAVIAEAEKRMADTLNVKLNVVFIPFSDIGQKTQVTLASGEDVDLVFDAPWVHLNQMIAANYYEPLDDLLKQYGSDILKTRSEQMWNANKYNGKIMAIPLSNSYYQGRVFYIRKDLREKHGVAPIKTYDDMIAFAKVIKEKEPNIAPIITNKGAMDWGNFRKVFDYDTHIGDTQIGTNGVLFLKNNDGKVYNMFDQMDPTVWSWITDARKLYQDKLMYQDVLSVKDYKAEFKAGKAAILNANDFGVNADDAAAVKKSVNGDVEAVTFFKKEKGANISDFQAWNFLALTHVSKNKERAIQFLNWTQQKDNYDLLAYGIKGKNWEPVGEDQYKKLNNDYAWFPYAWIWNPTLDRYDQGLGADTIALNKFTANGDNFTPSKLAGFTFDPAPVSNEVAQLNTIRDKYMDPIYIGVADSQTYWDKYKSEAASAVKKIQTEMQKQIDAFLASKK
- a CDS encoding carbohydrate ABC transporter permease, producing MKPLLKTRSLSEKTFGLSMNVIILLFTLFCLVPFWLVFIDSFASEASFLAHGYQLWPSNLTLDAYRFILEGDQIFRSYRISILVTAIGTALSVMVTAMFAYVLANRKVKYRNILSFLTYFTMVFGAGLVGFYMLIANWLHLKDSVWALILPYLLNPFYAFILVSFYRTLPYEINESATIDGAREIRIFYKIILPVTAPAIATITLFYALQYWNDWWLSLLFIDDYKLHPLQMMIRQLISNLNVSSYVSGSSTSYNVSAPTNIVQLATVCLTIGPIVLMYPFVQKYFVSGLTVGAIKG
- a CDS encoding sugar ABC transporter permease is translated as MGFFREIRKNVDLYLLALPGLLFLIIFAYIPMSGHLLAFKKYQLTNGIWGSPWVGFDNFKFFFQGHDWILVTFNTLFLNGLFIIFSLVISAGLAILLNEIRTKLFKKLAQSIIFLPYFISWLVVSLMVFAILNTDNGLLNKFLESIGLTQIPWFQKPEVWPVILTIIYVWKFAGYYSVIFLASITGIPSDYYEAAEIDGASRLQQIVNITIPLLRPVIIMLALLGVGRIFYGDFGMIYGIIGDNGILFPTTDVIDTYTFRALRQMGNFSMSAAVVFYQSVMGLICILLFNGLVRKIDKDSSLF
- a CDS encoding AraC family transcriptional regulator, yielding MKILTQKKIPLLFPMFSLLFMILFAFTLFMSYEYSKQATADVNTFTLAKMRHSYQNTLFTFDNIRSFGVSTYQDPAINYWLITDQRDPLGDADAFKAASRFASLQPFIHSIYLINTKTRKIIDTSRSLQDFNEFQDQGIIRKILEEHPSYISYFNHNVGAESLMAMMIPSTQSTTINAGYLVILLDKADLQKFLLQNEDTNGLQINITNNQKQLILGESFSDNELNDRYYAVPKIPFETIEYAWGKEKKKISSAELPNVQWVMHFIVDEAYLTQNIRQFKQKMTLWCVILMIAMFLLFIWSSRRALSPFRKISKELQSKLGTNSMQEANGVADIIRNGFTYLMDSLQNMNHSLKDYRNIAKEELLRQWLLQGTIHEQKDNSEVSLLLSSEYLHLAIIRIETYKYFVDTYNYNSRKLLKYAMGNIAREIFHEANYISDSVDMGSDHIVLLIGAGSHTDATPDVYALLENVGTQIDKWLQLRTSIASSAKVPTQDNLRQLYNDVYELTLLKFFNGETKVYSDKDLEDSFQSEQVYPDQSVLNELIQAIKQSDKKRSTELLDRLLGQLKGVSYTECLFQLQMIVYQIYKSFNKVTTMKESVLEEFRSDRFSSLVDARSWIEEEIVRIMESLSQNQVGGRKGELVQEILDYVHDHLQDPMLSVDTIADHLGFSSSYLRHLFKESTQATLTDFILIQRIEQVKYWLTETDETITIIASKTGFQTKSHFFSAFKKATGFTPSQYRNHAGDFG